The Carnobacterium sp. 17-4 genome has a window encoding:
- a CDS encoding GrpB family protein gives MRKVEVLDYQTEWPLLFEKEKKVLHQLFQENSHVVFHIGSTAVPGLAAKPIIDLMPVVYNLHRTDALNEEMEQLGYVVKGENGLPGRRYFEKGGDYRTHHVHLFQIGNQEIIRHLAFRDYLRAHPKEAQRYGQLKKESALQYPNDIAAYIEAKMTVVKEIEQLALHWYKTTK, from the coding sequence ATGAGAAAAGTAGAGGTACTGGACTATCAAACAGAATGGCCACTGTTGTTTGAAAAAGAGAAAAAAGTTCTTCATCAACTATTCCAAGAAAATAGCCATGTGGTTTTTCATATTGGCAGTACAGCTGTTCCAGGATTAGCAGCAAAGCCGATTATTGATTTAATGCCTGTAGTTTATAACTTGCATCGAACAGATGCATTGAATGAAGAAATGGAACAGTTGGGATATGTGGTAAAGGGTGAGAATGGTTTGCCGGGTAGACGTTACTTTGAAAAAGGCGGCGACTACCGCACCCATCACGTACATCTTTTTCAAATAGGCAATCAAGAAATTATACGGCACTTAGCTTTTCGCGATTATTTAAGAGCGCACCCTAAAGAAGCTCAAAGGTATGGACAGTTAAAAAAAGAAAGTGCGTTACAGTATCCAAATGATATTGCTGCTTATATCGAGGCTAAGATGACAGTGGTAAAAGAAATAGAACAATTAGCCCTACACTGGTATAAAACCACCAAATAA
- the alr gene encoding alanine racemase has protein sequence MKIGSSRETWAEISLDNVENNIKNFKKILSSNTALMAVVKADGYGHGAKEIAETAIEAGATYLAVAFLDEAVVLRKAGFSIPILVLGYTSLDTETIEKAIDYGLTLTVYSKEAVEIIQQLADQKKKVCRIHLKIDSGMNRIGVRTAEEALQIVASITSDYLLLEGIFTHFADADAIESTFVHEQFDHFMHITSKIQEAGYTISLKHCCNTAATIAFPEMHLDMVRIGIGLYGLYPEQHLQDHIELKPAMTFKTKPILIKKVPAGQSVSYGRTYTTTTDSIIATIPVGYADGFSRALSNNGNVTIDGYKAPIVGRVCMDQTMVDLTEIDPVHFDKEIVLFGDSKDSCISISEVATQMNTIHYEVACLVGKRVPRVYLSHNKIISANGLVKP, from the coding sequence ATGAAAATAGGAAGCTCTAGAGAGACTTGGGCCGAGATATCTCTTGATAACGTAGAAAATAATATAAAAAATTTCAAAAAAATCCTCTCATCAAATACAGCTTTAATGGCTGTTGTAAAAGCTGATGGATATGGACATGGGGCAAAAGAGATTGCTGAAACGGCTATTGAAGCCGGGGCAACTTATTTGGCCGTAGCTTTTCTAGATGAAGCAGTGGTTTTACGAAAGGCCGGATTCTCCATTCCGATTTTAGTCCTTGGTTATACGAGTTTAGATACCGAAACCATAGAAAAAGCAATCGACTATGGTCTTACATTAACAGTGTACTCTAAAGAAGCTGTTGAAATCATTCAACAGTTAGCTGATCAAAAGAAAAAAGTTTGTCGCATTCATTTGAAAATTGATAGTGGAATGAATCGAATTGGCGTACGAACTGCAGAAGAAGCATTACAAATTGTAGCATCCATTACTTCAGATTATTTACTTTTGGAAGGTATTTTCACCCATTTTGCTGATGCTGACGCTATTGAATCTACCTTTGTTCACGAACAATTTGATCACTTTATGCATATCACTTCCAAAATTCAGGAGGCTGGATATACGATTTCCTTAAAACATTGCTGCAATACCGCAGCAACCATTGCTTTTCCTGAAATGCATCTGGACATGGTTCGAATTGGCATCGGGCTTTATGGTTTGTATCCAGAGCAACACTTGCAAGATCACATTGAGTTAAAACCCGCGATGACTTTTAAAACGAAGCCGATTTTAATCAAAAAAGTTCCAGCCGGACAAAGTGTTAGCTATGGACGAACCTATACCACGACAACGGATTCCATTATTGCTACTATTCCTGTAGGCTATGCAGATGGATTTTCAAGGGCCTTATCCAACAATGGGAATGTGACGATAGACGGGTATAAAGCGCCTATTGTCGGACGAGTATGTATGGATCAGACAATGGTAGACCTTACTGAAATTGACCCTGTCCATTTTGATAAAGAAATCGTTCTTTTTGGAGATTCTAAAGATAGCTGTATTTCCATTAGCGAAGTCGCTACACAAATGAATACGATTCATTACGAAGTGGCTTGTTTGGTAGGAAAAAGAGTACCTAGAGTTTACCTCAGTCACAATAAGATAATATCGGCTAATGGATTAGTAAAACCTTAA
- a CDS encoding polysaccharide deacetylase family protein — translation MSFTVLMYHEFRKRGDIDVTSPSTISVEQYYQDALPTVLFSYIDDFKEQMMYLKSGGYHTLTLQEIKDFYEKGIQLPEKSILVTIDDAFQSVYQYAYPILKELQFHAVSFVVLGWLSNEREPFDPTVSKVMSKQELEEMLDVVELANHTTNLHKRYPDGTSEMQATSLQELKKDLAACGEYVTCPDVFAYPFGIYTPKDIERLIEAGIKYAFTTVPGVNTLHTPVLELHRDTVTLGCTLEEFKTIIERGARK, via the coding sequence ATGAGTTTTACAGTTTTGATGTATCATGAGTTTCGAAAACGAGGTGACATTGATGTTACAAGTCCCTCAACTATTTCCGTTGAGCAATATTATCAAGATGCCTTACCAACAGTACTTTTCAGTTACATAGATGATTTTAAAGAACAAATGATGTATTTAAAAAGTGGGGGTTACCATACCTTAACGCTTCAAGAAATAAAAGACTTTTATGAAAAAGGAATTCAACTTCCAGAAAAGTCAATTTTGGTAACGATCGATGATGCTTTTCAGTCAGTATATCAGTATGCATACCCAATTTTAAAAGAACTGCAATTTCATGCCGTTAGTTTTGTCGTGTTGGGCTGGTTATCAAATGAAAGAGAACCTTTTGATCCCACAGTATCAAAAGTTATGAGTAAGCAAGAACTTGAAGAGATGCTTGATGTAGTTGAATTGGCTAATCACACAACCAATCTTCATAAGCGATACCCTGATGGTACGAGCGAAATGCAAGCGACCTCTCTACAAGAATTGAAAAAAGATTTAGCGGCGTGTGGAGAGTATGTGACTTGCCCAGATGTATTTGCGTATCCATTTGGCATTTATACACCTAAGGATATAGAACGGTTAATTGAAGCTGGTATAAAGTATGCGTTTACGACTGTTCCGGGTGTGAATACATTACATACACCAGTGCTAGAATTGCACCGGGATACTGTTACTCTTGGCTGCACACTAGAAGAATTTAAAACAATTATAGAACGAGGAGCGAGAAAATGA
- a CDS encoding ABC transporter substrate-binding protein: MKKLVRLFIVMLLLLVGVLALAACSNTNESVENSETSSSESSNEPLRFGTLPAESAIPIILAKENGYFEDEQVAVDITAFNSPNDRNAAAQSGELDGMIADVMTALSFREGGIDLTITSDINEEFKLLSSPDSGITDIKQLDGENVSLIPKLLLEYIMDEIAAENKIGYEVVSIPSIPARYEALLENQIDSVIFTEPQATALKVNGAHVLASSSEYGIKGGTILFSAESIEEKTDDIAAFYRAYDKAVEYINSTDPAEYSTVLNEYNFPKEMGDYLSNKEDGYTKATTVTEEQYNSIEEWTKEKEMISKEYTYEELTDFSMLNK, encoded by the coding sequence ATGAAAAAATTGGTTAGACTGTTCATAGTAATGCTACTATTATTGGTAGGCGTGTTAGCACTTGCGGCTTGTTCAAATACTAACGAATCTGTTGAAAATAGTGAAACAAGTTCTTCAGAAAGTTCAAATGAACCACTTAGATTTGGTACATTGCCAGCAGAATCGGCTATTCCAATTATATTAGCAAAAGAAAATGGTTATTTTGAAGATGAACAAGTAGCTGTGGATATTACAGCGTTTAATTCACCAAATGATCGTAATGCAGCTGCTCAATCTGGTGAACTGGATGGGATGATTGCAGATGTGATGACGGCTCTTTCATTTCGGGAAGGCGGAATCGATTTAACGATTACATCAGATATCAATGAGGAATTTAAATTGTTGTCTTCACCTGATTCAGGAATTACAGATATCAAACAATTAGATGGTGAAAACGTTTCATTAATCCCTAAACTTCTACTAGAATACATTATGGATGAAATAGCTGCTGAAAATAAAATTGGTTATGAAGTAGTGTCTATCCCGTCTATCCCTGCAAGATACGAAGCATTACTTGAGAATCAAATTGATTCGGTTATATTCACTGAACCTCAAGCTACAGCACTTAAAGTAAATGGGGCTCATGTATTGGCAAGTTCATCAGAGTATGGAATAAAAGGTGGAACGATTTTGTTTAGTGCGGAGAGTATCGAAGAAAAAACTGATGACATTGCTGCTTTCTATCGTGCCTATGACAAAGCGGTCGAGTATATTAACTCAACTGATCCGGCTGAATACAGCACTGTTTTAAACGAGTATAACTTCCCTAAAGAAATGGGAGATTATTTGTCCAATAAAGAAGATGGCTATACTAAAGCAACGACGGTTACTGAAGAACAATATAATAGTATTGAAGAGTGGACAAAAGAAAAAGAAATGATTAGTAAAGAGTATACGTATGAAGAATTGACCGATTTTTCCATGCTGAATAAGTAG
- a CDS encoding ABC transporter permease: protein MNKQMKMPLDTFIGLIGLFLVWECLYYVVAHPVIPNPIKTIYLFIQLFPVLLPHIFSSLFRILSAILISILIGVPLGIWIGASKWANKLLSPLLYLIYPIPKVAFLPVFMLLFGLGDASKISLVVWIIVFQLILSVRDGIKQIDPSYYQVLRMMHASKWQTFIYLLYPAILPQIISGLRVCIGIAVASLFFAENYATQYGLGYYIMNAWSVIDYPQMFCGILALCLLGFLLFKLIDLLERFLTPWNKSA, encoded by the coding sequence ATGAATAAACAGATGAAAATGCCTTTAGATACTTTTATTGGCTTGATAGGATTATTTTTGGTTTGGGAGTGTCTCTATTATGTCGTGGCACATCCAGTTATTCCAAACCCAATCAAAACCATATACTTATTTATCCAATTATTCCCGGTTCTCCTTCCTCATATCTTCAGCAGCTTGTTTCGTATCTTATCGGCTATTCTTATTTCTATTTTGATTGGTGTGCCTCTAGGTATTTGGATTGGAGCCAGCAAATGGGCTAATAAATTGTTGTCTCCTTTGCTGTATCTCATTTATCCCATACCAAAAGTCGCATTTTTACCAGTCTTTATGTTGCTGTTTGGTCTAGGTGATGCTTCAAAAATTAGTCTAGTTGTCTGGATTATTGTTTTTCAATTGATTCTATCCGTACGCGATGGCATCAAACAAATTGATCCATCTTATTATCAAGTCCTGCGTATGATGCATGCGAGTAAATGGCAAACCTTTATCTATCTTCTCTACCCAGCTATTCTTCCTCAAATTATCAGTGGGTTACGTGTCTGTATTGGAATTGCGGTAGCCTCACTATTTTTTGCAGAAAATTATGCTACCCAATATGGTCTTGGTTATTACATCATGAATGCTTGGTCTGTTATTGACTATCCGCAAATGTTTTGCGGTATATTGGCGCTTTGTTTACTTGGATTTTTATTGTTCAAACTGATTGATCTTCTAGAACGATTTTTAACCCCTTGGAACAAATCAGCTTGA
- a CDS encoding ABC transporter ATP-binding protein, which translates to MTRNAIFVNKLTCSFEDKLVLNDISFVVPSNSTCVIIGPSGCGKTTLLHTLAGFVKPISGELRMNDVPVTDFPKQTGMILQEYALLPWCTVFDNVALGLKIAHHNPERIKEKTNQVLRELGILSLGQRYPSQISGGQKQRVAIARSLSLNPEILLLDEATSALDAMTKEQLQDMLLSIHQTKKTTLLQVTHSIEEAVFLGEQIIVMNQGGIHDIIQNPLFGVENSRKKTAFYDMCLMVRGSLESGTQHE; encoded by the coding sequence ATGACTAGAAACGCTATTTTTGTGAATAAACTAACTTGTTCGTTTGAAGATAAACTTGTCTTGAATGATATCTCTTTTGTCGTGCCATCCAACTCAACTTGTGTAATCATTGGCCCCTCTGGCTGTGGTAAAACAACTCTTCTACATACCCTGGCTGGATTTGTTAAACCTATCAGTGGAGAGTTAAGAATGAATGATGTTCCAGTAACGGATTTTCCTAAACAGACTGGAATGATACTTCAAGAGTACGCTTTGCTTCCATGGTGCACCGTTTTTGATAATGTCGCCCTAGGTCTAAAAATAGCCCATCACAATCCAGAAAGAATTAAAGAAAAGACAAATCAAGTTTTAAGAGAATTAGGTATTTTAAGTTTAGGGCAGCGCTACCCTTCTCAAATAAGTGGCGGTCAAAAGCAGCGTGTAGCAATTGCACGAAGTTTAAGTTTAAATCCTGAGATTCTTCTTTTAGATGAAGCAACTTCGGCTTTAGATGCAATGACCAAAGAACAATTGCAGGATATGCTTTTATCCATTCATCAAACAAAAAAAACAACTCTTTTGCAAGTAACCCATTCTATCGAGGAAGCCGTATTTTTAGGAGAGCAGATCATTGTTATGAATCAAGGCGGAATACACGACATCATCCAAAATCCTTTGTTTGGAGTTGAAAACAGTCGTAAAAAAACAGCTTTTTATGACATGTGTTTAATGGTTAGAGGAAGTTTAGAAAGTGGGACGCAACATGAATAA
- the dnaX gene encoding DNA polymerase III subunit gamma/tau, whose protein sequence is MSYQALYRVWRPQRFQDIAGQKAITQTLRNALAQEKTSHAYLFTGPRGTGKTSAAKIFAKAINCPNLKDGEPCNECEMCQSITQGQLNDVIEIDAASNNGVEEIRDIRDKAKYAPTSAEYKVYIIDEVHMLTTGAFNALLKTLEEPPKNVIFILATTEPHKIPLTIISRTQRFDFKRISVRDSCERMAYILGQEKIEYQEEALTVIARAAEGGMRDALSILDQAISYGDDSVTVENAMSVTGSLTQELVLDYFDSIIQHNTEKGLSLLQSILAEGKDASRFVEDLILFSRDLLVYQQAPQMTDLLEGANVDEGFKSLSQTITAQQLYKVIELLNDTQQEIRFTNHAEVYLEVATVKLTQLTDIKAPISALVEKSNGNELGQVEQQKMIDMEKELSQMRKQLKELAKNGSTPQPAKKAAKATAKPGNNQFKTNTTIIYKVLSEATKENLAQLIDIWPDLLNMLSVTQRAIMKASTPVAASPNGLIVSFEYDILCQKATNDNELLEAVSEDLRRLVGYSPQMICVPSEQWPVIREQFLKQNKELLKNRPADKVDSPATKKPTQTASDFEQENLNSLESILPEPDEEETIVTEAMQLFGEEIVEVKND, encoded by the coding sequence ATGAGTTATCAAGCACTTTATCGAGTATGGCGTCCACAAAGGTTTCAAGATATTGCTGGGCAAAAAGCCATTACACAAACGTTAAGAAATGCTTTAGCACAAGAGAAAACAAGTCATGCTTATCTCTTTACTGGGCCACGTGGAACAGGAAAAACGAGTGCAGCAAAGATCTTTGCTAAGGCGATTAATTGTCCTAACTTAAAAGATGGCGAGCCTTGTAATGAGTGTGAAATGTGCCAGTCTATTACTCAAGGTCAGTTAAATGATGTGATTGAGATTGATGCGGCCAGCAACAATGGAGTAGAAGAAATCCGAGACATTCGGGATAAAGCTAAATATGCTCCCACTAGTGCAGAATATAAGGTTTACATTATTGATGAAGTCCACATGTTAACCACTGGAGCTTTTAATGCTTTATTAAAAACATTAGAAGAACCGCCTAAAAATGTTATTTTTATTTTAGCTACAACAGAGCCTCATAAAATTCCACTAACCATTATTTCTCGAACACAGCGCTTTGATTTCAAACGGATCAGTGTTCGAGACAGTTGCGAACGCATGGCGTATATCTTGGGCCAAGAAAAAATAGAGTATCAAGAAGAGGCTTTAACCGTTATTGCTAGAGCTGCTGAGGGTGGTATGCGAGATGCATTGAGCATACTAGACCAAGCTATCTCATATGGAGACGATTCAGTAACCGTTGAAAATGCAATGAGTGTTACTGGAAGTTTAACGCAAGAACTGGTTTTAGATTATTTCGATTCTATTATTCAACACAATACTGAAAAAGGATTGTCTCTTTTGCAAAGTATCTTAGCAGAAGGAAAAGACGCCAGTCGTTTTGTAGAAGATTTGATTCTATTTAGTCGAGATTTATTGGTTTACCAACAAGCTCCTCAAATGACAGATTTATTGGAAGGCGCAAATGTTGACGAAGGATTTAAAAGCCTTAGTCAAACGATCACAGCTCAACAGCTGTATAAAGTGATTGAGCTTTTAAATGATACCCAACAAGAGATACGGTTTACAAACCATGCAGAAGTCTATTTAGAAGTTGCTACGGTAAAATTGACCCAGTTAACGGACATTAAAGCACCAATTAGTGCCTTGGTTGAAAAATCAAATGGCAATGAACTCGGGCAAGTTGAGCAACAAAAAATGATAGATATGGAAAAAGAGCTCAGTCAAATGAGGAAACAACTTAAAGAACTGGCTAAGAATGGCAGTACGCCTCAACCGGCCAAGAAAGCGGCTAAAGCGACGGCTAAACCTGGAAATAATCAGTTTAAAACAAATACGACAATTATCTACAAAGTGTTGAGTGAAGCCACAAAAGAAAATTTAGCACAGTTGATTGATATTTGGCCTGATTTGTTAAATATGCTTTCTGTTACTCAAAGAGCCATCATGAAAGCTTCTACACCAGTTGCCGCGAGTCCTAATGGCTTGATTGTTTCATTTGAATATGATATTTTGTGTCAAAAGGCCACTAACGATAATGAATTGCTAGAAGCCGTGAGTGAAGATTTAAGACGGTTAGTGGGCTACTCTCCACAAATGATCTGTGTTCCATCAGAACAATGGCCCGTTATTCGAGAACAATTCTTAAAGCAAAATAAAGAGTTGTTGAAGAATCGTCCAGCCGATAAAGTCGATTCTCCTGCTACTAAAAAGCCTACCCAAACAGCCTCTGATTTTGAGCAAGAAAACTTGAATAGTTTAGAGTCGATTTTACCTGAGCCTGATGAAGAGGAAACGATTGTTACGGAAGCCATGCAGTTGTTTGGAGAAGAAATAGTTGAAGTGAAAAATGATTAA
- a CDS encoding YbaB/EbfC family nucleoid-associated protein — MRGMGNMQGMMKQMQKMQKDMAKAQEDLNAKEFMGTSNGDLVTVTLTGEKKMKDISIKPEAVDPEDIEMLQDLIILATNDALEKVEVETQATMGKYTKGIPGL, encoded by the coding sequence ATGCGCGGAATGGGAAATATGCAAGGTATGATGAAGCAAATGCAAAAAATGCAAAAAGATATGGCTAAAGCTCAAGAAGATTTAAATGCAAAAGAATTTATGGGGACATCTAATGGAGACTTGGTAACAGTAACGTTAACAGGAGAAAAGAAAATGAAAGACATCTCTATTAAACCTGAAGCAGTGGATCCTGAAGATATTGAGATGTTGCAAGACTTGATTATATTGGCAACAAATGATGCTTTAGAAAAAGTAGAAGTAGAAACACAAGCTACTATGGGGAAATACACTAAAGGGATTCCCGGACTTTAA
- the recR gene encoding recombination mediator RecR codes for MQYPEPISKLMDSYMKLPGIGAKTAARLAFFTIDMREEDVTDFAKSLISAKRDLHYCSNCGQITEDDPCQICQDKSRDRSTVLVVEDPKDVMALEKMREYHGLYHVLHGVLSPIEGTGPEDINIPSLIKRLQSDEINEVIIATNASAEGEATAMYLSRLIKPAGIKVTRLAHGLSVGSDIEYADEITLLKAVEGRREL; via the coding sequence ATGCAATATCCAGAACCGATATCAAAATTAATGGACAGTTATATGAAACTACCTGGAATTGGAGCAAAAACAGCTGCTCGATTAGCCTTTTTCACTATTGATATGCGTGAAGAAGATGTAACAGATTTTGCTAAATCATTGATTAGTGCGAAAAGAGATTTGCATTATTGCTCCAATTGCGGCCAAATTACCGAAGATGATCCCTGTCAAATATGCCAAGATAAATCGCGTGACAGAAGTACAGTTTTAGTGGTAGAAGATCCAAAAGATGTCATGGCATTAGAAAAAATGCGTGAATATCATGGACTGTACCATGTTTTACATGGCGTTCTTTCTCCAATAGAAGGAACCGGTCCAGAAGATATCAATATACCAAGTTTGATCAAGAGATTGCAGTCTGACGAAATAAATGAAGTGATCATTGCAACGAACGCATCTGCTGAAGGTGAAGCTACAGCGATGTATTTATCAAGATTAATCAAACCAGCTGGAATCAAAGTAACACGATTAGCTCACGGGCTTTCAGTGGGAAGCGATATCGAGTATGCCGATGAAATTACATTGCTGAAAGCAGTGGAAGGGCGTAGAGAACTTTAA
- a CDS encoding YaaL family protein, with protein sequence MLFKKKYALRREYDAALLKLMTETKGKWEYAKRIEHSVIEKDSLLFAQTKLAKAKYFYLFKEAKTRHIKGDTSTLESLK encoded by the coding sequence ATGCTATTTAAGAAAAAATACGCATTACGAAGAGAGTACGATGCAGCCTTGCTAAAATTGATGACGGAAACAAAAGGGAAATGGGAATATGCTAAAAGAATTGAGCATTCCGTTATTGAAAAAGACAGTTTATTGTTTGCTCAAACCAAATTAGCTAAAGCGAAGTATTTCTATTTATTCAAAGAAGCAAAAACAAGACACATTAAAGGCGACACATCTACTTTAGAATCCCTTAAGTAA
- a CDS encoding aminotransferase class I/II-fold pyridoxal phosphate-dependent enzyme has product MNKKTNDENQHRRPLFEVLNQHRKKEKVSFHVPGHKNGVNWDEQLTSFHTMLSFDQTEVSELDYLHEPVGALKESQDLLGELYGSKKSYYLINGSTVGNLAMIMGSTTKGDQVFVDRSCHQSVIHALELAELRPIFLTPELTELDETPLGITLARLEEAFENYPSVTALIVTYPTYDGMVYPLEELIAYARKRKCFVLVDEAHGPHFTLGEPFPVSALDLGADVVVQSAHKMLPSLTQTAYLHLGHQVSSLIKHKIEHYLHVFQSSSPSYPLMLSLEYARYFLACFNENDLNATLAYRDLWKIQFEKAGLKSFQSSDPLKVRVSWGNHSGEVLAAQLEKQGIFSEKADHFTVLLTFPLLKQTTEVREPFCIQLPEHLEIKEIENEETNFSIASYTELDLSYQSQNSSRMKRILLADAEGQIAAQNITPYPPGIPLVLKGERITIEQIRQLNHFVKQSMRVVGLGNKMELTVFSEND; this is encoded by the coding sequence ATGAACAAGAAAACTAACGATGAAAACCAGCATCGTCGCCCTCTGTTTGAAGTTTTAAATCAACATAGAAAAAAGGAAAAGGTTTCATTCCATGTACCTGGACATAAGAATGGTGTGAACTGGGATGAACAATTAACCTCTTTTCATACTATGCTTTCTTTTGACCAAACTGAAGTTTCAGAATTGGATTATTTGCATGAACCAGTTGGCGCTCTAAAAGAAAGTCAGGATTTGTTAGGTGAACTATATGGTAGCAAGAAAAGCTATTATTTGATCAATGGCTCGACTGTGGGTAATTTAGCAATGATTATGGGATCAACAACTAAGGGAGATCAAGTATTTGTTGATCGAAGTTGCCATCAATCTGTTATACATGCATTAGAATTGGCAGAATTGCGTCCAATTTTTTTAACACCTGAACTGACAGAATTAGATGAAACGCCTCTAGGGATTACCTTAGCAAGGTTGGAAGAAGCTTTTGAAAACTATCCATCTGTAACGGCATTAATTGTTACCTATCCTACATATGATGGAATGGTTTATCCTCTTGAGGAGTTAATTGCCTATGCAAGAAAAAGAAAGTGCTTCGTTTTAGTAGACGAAGCTCATGGGCCCCACTTTACACTAGGAGAACCATTTCCTGTTTCAGCATTAGATCTAGGAGCAGATGTAGTGGTACAGTCGGCTCATAAGATGTTACCTTCCCTTACACAAACAGCTTATCTGCATCTTGGACATCAAGTATCCTCTCTTATAAAACACAAAATTGAACATTATTTGCATGTTTTTCAATCGAGCAGTCCTTCTTATCCATTGATGCTCTCATTAGAATACGCACGCTACTTCCTAGCCTGTTTTAATGAAAACGACTTGAACGCTACTTTAGCGTATCGTGATTTGTGGAAAATTCAATTTGAGAAGGCTGGTCTGAAGAGTTTTCAGAGTAGCGATCCACTGAAAGTAAGGGTATCTTGGGGGAATCATAGTGGCGAAGTACTAGCCGCACAATTAGAAAAACAAGGTATTTTTAGTGAAAAGGCAGATCACTTTACAGTGTTGCTCACTTTTCCGTTATTGAAACAAACGACTGAAGTAAGAGAGCCTTTCTGTATACAATTGCCTGAGCATCTAGAAATTAAGGAGATTGAAAATGAAGAAACAAATTTTTCAATTGCATCTTATACGGAGCTAGATTTGAGTTATCAGAGTCAAAATAGTAGTAGGATGAAACGTATTCTTTTAGCAGATGCCGAAGGGCAAATTGCTGCACAAAATATAACGCCCTATCCACCAGGGATTCCACTTGTCTTAAAAGGGGAAAGAATCACGATCGAGCAGATCAGACAATTAAACCATTTTGTCAAGCAGTCAATGAGAGTTGTTGGACTCGGAAATAAAATGGAACTCACTGTTTTTTCTGAAAATGACTGA
- the tmk gene encoding dTMP kinase, giving the protein MKGTFITIEGPDGAGKTSVIKKLIPMLVKAVQQDIVATREPGGSRIAEEIRELILNPTNTEMDIRTEALLYAAGRRQHLVEKIIPALKAGKVVVCDRFVDSSLAYQGVARGIGISEVAEINQFATENLSPDLTLYLDIEAHAGLERINLNKENRQFDRLDQETLEFHEKVRSAYLKIANEHTERIVQIDASQDLETVVEQCYQVIIEKLRV; this is encoded by the coding sequence GTGAAAGGAACATTTATTACAATTGAAGGTCCCGATGGTGCAGGAAAAACCAGCGTTATAAAGAAACTGATTCCAATGTTGGTAAAAGCAGTTCAACAAGATATTGTTGCAACAAGAGAACCTGGCGGAAGTCGGATCGCCGAAGAAATTCGTGAACTTATTTTAAATCCAACGAATACTGAAATGGATATACGTACAGAGGCATTATTGTATGCAGCCGGTAGAAGGCAGCATTTAGTTGAAAAAATTATTCCAGCTCTAAAAGCCGGAAAAGTCGTGGTTTGTGATCGTTTTGTAGATAGTTCATTGGCTTATCAAGGAGTCGCTCGTGGTATTGGGATCTCTGAGGTAGCTGAAATAAACCAATTTGCAACAGAAAATCTTTCTCCTGACTTAACGCTTTACTTAGATATTGAAGCTCATGCGGGTTTAGAACGGATTAATCTGAATAAAGAGAATCGCCAATTTGATCGTTTGGATCAAGAGACACTGGAGTTTCATGAAAAAGTTCGATCTGCTTATTTAAAGATTGCAAACGAGCATACTGAGAGAATTGTTCAAATTGATGCAAGCCAAGATTTAGAAACAGTCGTTGAACAATGTTACCAAGTTATTATTGAGAAACTAAGAGTATAA
- a CDS encoding cyclic-di-AMP receptor, with protein sequence MKLILAIVQDKDGGRLSNEFVDAGIRATKLSTTGGFLKAGNTTFIIGIEEERVDEVLDLIRKNCQSREQFMTPPVSLDVSMETNMPYPVEVQVGGATVFVLPVDQFQQF encoded by the coding sequence ATGAAATTAATATTAGCGATAGTTCAAGATAAAGACGGAGGACGCTTGTCTAATGAATTTGTAGATGCAGGCATACGTGCAACCAAACTTTCAACAACTGGTGGCTTTTTAAAAGCAGGAAACACAACTTTTATTATAGGTATTGAGGAAGAACGTGTAGACGAGGTGTTAGATCTTATTCGTAAAAATTGTCAATCTAGAGAACAATTTATGACTCCTCCTGTCAGTTTAGATGTTTCAATGGAAACAAATATGCCTTATCCAGTGGAAGTTCAAGTCGGTGGAGCTACTGTCTTTGTATTACCAGTTGATCAATTTCAACAATTTTAA